From the genome of Rhodospirillales bacterium RIFCSPLOWO2_02_FULL_58_16, one region includes:
- a CDS encoding 2Fe-2S ferredoxin, translated as MPRITFIDPDGSRHDVDAPIGMSVLEIAHKHGVNLEGACEGSLACSTCHVIVDAKWFARLDKAGEEEEDMLDLAFALTHTSRLGCQIRITDELDGMIVTLPAATRNMMVD; from the coding sequence GTGCCTAGAATTACTTTTATCGATCCCGACGGCAGCCGTCATGATGTTGACGCGCCCATAGGGATGTCGGTGCTTGAGATCGCTCACAAGCACGGCGTCAATCTTGAAGGCGCCTGTGAAGGATCGCTGGCTTGTTCCACCTGTCATGTGATCGTTGACGCAAAGTGGTTCGCCAGGCTGGATAAGGCCGGCGAGGAGGAAGAGGATATGCTGGACTTGGCCTTTGCCCTGACCCACACCTCGCGACTGGGTTGCCAGATCAGGATTACCGACGAGCTTGACGGCATGATCGTCACCCTTCCCGCCGCCACCCGCAATATGATGGTGGATTAA
- a CDS encoding Fe-S assembly protein IscX gives MRWTDIHEIAIELEDAHPDADVVNLSFTKLWKWVQELPRFDDDPERSNEKILESIQAAWLEERG, from the coding sequence ATGAGGTGGACCGATATCCATGAGATCGCCATTGAGCTGGAAGACGCTCATCCTGACGCGGACGTGGTTAATCTGAGCTTCACCAAACTTTGGAAGTGGGTTCAGGAGCTTCCCCGGTTTGACGACGATCCGGAACGTTCCAACGAAAAAATACTTGAATCCATTCAGGCGGCCTGGCTTGAGGAAAGGGGATAG